From the Anguilla rostrata isolate EN2019 chromosome 12, ASM1855537v3, whole genome shotgun sequence genome, the window attgacagtttatttattcagtaggtgagagtataagctttctaatgatgtataacatgtctgattttgcttttgggatAGCGTTTTATATgtcagcgtaaccaaatttTTCTTATCCACcaaatttgtcttttatttccgTTTCTTcccaatgtcgtatttattttttgaaatgtgtatttatgtgttattattctatctgtctctgtggcgctctgaaatgtgcattctctgctaaactgagcaatggattggaatatgtgtctgacgtagtgttgcacggtataccaaaacttcagcactttctcggtacttaaaaaaaaaaaaaacggtttcgtatttgaattttccgacgttcggtagttctgcgtcaaatgtaaaagccagggaaatgtgtctcccgcattactgatttagaggatgaaaagtgtagtttgtcagaatcttcgctagatggcagtagcaactaaggttgccaagtgaggtgacctgcgcttgtgcattcacttccctgatacagcgcaagctttgactcagttcacttcagtagcaataggtgttccaatttggaaatattttattatagatagatgctgtattgttattacaatatgctgtttttaaatctatttaaaggtgaaagacctgttttaaagattatttagtttacaactgtttaatttctgaaatatatttaacatattctCCATTGTTCAGTGTTTCTTAGTTTTCACACTTATTCTTTTACtatcatgaacctatgcactgttgtacgtcgctctatAGAGCGTTGTAATgcatagtagtagtagtgttgtaacactataggcctatgcatattcatatgttgcagaggcttcaacttaaaggttgttaatgaccaggttgttcataaaccatgaatttgaaaatgaggtcaacccttgtggacattatgtttctgatctattaaggtaatttcagtatcgttaggtaccgagtattgaatcagtatcgagtatcgtgatactaaacctggtatcggtatcaaagtcaaaattttggtatcgtgacaacactagtgtggcgctttttttagttgcggcatggaagcgctgcagctgtacatacacgctcgGCCATCTAAATGTTACGACATGCTATCTAAATGTTACGACATAgtcaaggccttgacgggaagctgtcaggacacatccatggcgacgcaactaagtcatcagccagcgtctcttagcacaaaattggccataagtcatctattttttatacgatcatcacaatattcagtacatatgttgggtgaaggcgtatgaccatgaggacacagccattttaaaatcgctccatagggggcgcgatggtgccaatgcttggacccctcccaacgccgcttgcggctttaattattattattattattattattattattagttgttgttgttgttgtttttgctgctgcCGTTGTTTTTACAGGAAtagtgaaaaacacaaaaatggatAGCTCACCAATGTTAGATAACTAACTTTGATCCTGACAGTTATACACTGCATACAGTAAGTACTGCTCATGGGGACCTTGTAGCTAAAACTGCAATGCTGTTAATGgtgattcatcagtgaaataatgaaaaaacacaccaaGCCAAGCCAAAACTTACAGTCATGTCTGGGactaaattttatttcttgagGCAGCGATTGGGGGagtgatgattatttatctatGTGTTATATTGAAAGAAAGTATCTATGGTTTTTGGTCAGAAATTTGGGAAGGGTACTGCATTTGTTGCAATTAAAGTTTGATTTCCCATAAGCCATACACAGTATGCAATTCTCTGTCACACTGCATCTCCCATTACTGGTACCACATCACTTGTTCTCTGGCTTAACGCTGGATTTTGGTTATTCAAAGTACTGAAACTGATGGGTAGAAATGGGACATTCAAAAATGTTGAAGAAAAAGGTTTGAATAAGGGTAAATGTGCCAGAAAAACAGGAGTTAAACCCCAAATACGCTTTATTGTAGACGCTTTACTTGATTATGTTTGGATGTGCCAGAGAAGGGGTTTGCTCTCTACCAAACCTTAATGTCTTCCATTAAAATCATTATCAAATGGTAACTTTACGGtcttatttaatgtattttctttgtgaCCTGTTTTAACTTAAAGTGTTTTGGTCCTTAAATTACAAAGCATTTCTATATTTTTCAAACCttcaaaatatatgtaatttcaataataaaaagcataaaaacaatgtgccctccataatgtttgggacaaagacatattttcttgatttggctctctactcaacatttttacatttgtaataaaacaattaaaaggcAGGTTCTTATCTTTTTCCTAAAGGgtgtttatatacattttggtttcaccatgtagaaattacagcactacCATTACAATTTCAGTGCACCATAATATCTGAGACAAATAGGTTCACGGGTGTTCCTAATTAGCTAGGTGTGTTTAGTGTAGGTTTAACTGacctttcagtatctagtcttaaCATTAGGTTCTTGACTCCCTTTGGAGtatgttattggcatttgtcagcatgtggaccagagttgtgccaaagAAAGATCAGTCAGTAAACAAATATTCAGACACATTgaccaaaccttaggcttgCCAAAATTAATAGTTTGGATcataattaagaagaaagagagtactagtgagctcagtaatctGAAAGGGCGTGGTAGACCCAGGGAGATGTCTTCTGTTATTGATTAAATAATTCTCACcgtaatggaaaaaataaagacctccaaacacctgtccaacagatctgaaacactcttcaggaggcaggcgtggatgtggcAGTGACCACTGTCTATAAAAACACTACATGAACAAAACTGCAGAGTCTACACTGCAAGATATGGTGTCAGCTCTGCACATGCAGCTCGATCTGTCTCCTACCTGATCCACACCATGCAGGTTCAGCACTGCTGCACTTTCGGgctataacccccccccaatgttAATTAacgaaaataataatgatgatcaACTAATTGTTCCGTGTCTAGAACACTTTCCTAATAAATGTGTACTAATCGCCGACTGTACTGTTCATGAAACACTGGATGCTAATGGGGGGGCATGTTGGTTTGTAAACATGCATGAGTACTTGTTACACATAGTTTTAATTGGTGCTTCATGGGTGTCACCCTGTATAATTAGCTCCCTTGACCCCCTCTAAAGGAAGTTTAATAAAGGGGGCTTTTCCAGTCATAGACACAGATGCTTCCTGTGAGGACCGACTTCGATGAGGCACTCTGTTAAAACGAGCAGCCTCACAGAACCCTGGGAGAGAAAGTTCCAGGTCAGACGAGCAGGCAAGATGAGAGCTCGAGGAGCTAACGGAACGACCGCGCAAACGCAAAGTAAGTGTTACTAACAACACTTTAATTGGCTGGGTATTAGAATTGTTTATATTCctaaattttaaacaaaaaaaacaactggggGAGATATGTGGGCTATCATATCTGTTGAGGTTGTTAttgttcttcttctccttcttcttcttcttattattattattattattattattattattatttaaattattatttattttggggcaAGTTCCATGGTTGCAAAAGACCTGCATTGTTTTGCTAGGATTATTAgacttattattattcttccgGTTCTTGCTACACTCTGCATTCTATTAGTCTTCCTTACATCCTTCCagaatttatactattattttttaaatattttgtgtcatttacagaattctttttaaaacttggttaactttacttttcagatgcCAATCAACAGCTGCACTACAACCAAAGCCACATCCAACAGTTCCTCATTGCTGGGGGAGAGCTGGGGCTCAAACACTTCTACCCAGAGctctctgttctcctcctgGTGGTCTACCTTCTAGTGCTCATTAGTAACTTTATGGTTTTCTTTGCGGTGGTGCTGGAGACCAAACTGCACACACCCATGTACATTTTCCTCAGTAGTCTCTCGCTAACAGATATCATCATCACAACCAGCGTTCTCCCCAAGATGATATCGGTGTGCCTACTGAATGACATTGCCATTTCTTTCTCCGGCTGCTTCTTGCAGCAGATCACCTATTCAACATTTCAGGTTACTGAGGGCATTTTGCTTCTTTTAATGTGCTATGACCGCTATGTGGCAATTTGCAATCCTCTACGCTACAATGATATCATCACTCCCCGGATGTGTGTTCTACTCTCAGTCTTTGCTTGCATTGTTGGATTTTTAATGATGATTCCACTTACAATGTACACATCAAGGTTACCTTATTGTGGGAACCACCTCATGTTCTGGTTTTGTGATTTCCCTCCAGTAATCGCACTGTCCTGTTCGGACACAACAATCCTGCTGTTCACAGCGCTAGCGGTTGCTTTACTAGTAATTGCGGTTCCAGGATCTGTCAttatttatacatacagtaaaattattttcgcagttttaaaaatgtcttctgtAGACGGCCGTAAAAAGGCCTTCTCCACCTGCTCCTCACATCTCAGTATTGTAATCCTGTTCTACTTCGCACATCTTTGTGTCTATATAAGTTCCTCGGTAAAAAATGTTCATCCAAATGTTCTCATCTTGATCTCAATCTTCAACTGTTTACTGATTCCATTTGCGAACCCCATCATTTACAGCTTGAGAAATAAAGAGTTAAAGACCGCTATTCTAAAACATTTCCACATCAATGAGGTTTTCATAAGTTTCTCTCGTTTACGTCCCcagtaaatgtttttgtcagtctTATGTATCTCAGTTTATGCTGTGACACATATAGGCCCTTTGTTTTCAGCATCTCActcattttttgtgaataatctagggacttggcaaagaaatatattttctggcACATTATCCAACATTGGTGACCTTAATAATATAAAGCTTTACACAGTCATTGCAAAAgccatgttcatttttatcaccATTCAGCAGTGTTTTCAGCTACACATGTACCATTGTTAttatacatccatccatccatccattatctatacccgcttatcctgggcagggttgtggTGGGTGCTGGAACTTATCCCAGCGTAcattggggcgagaggcaggaatacaccctggccAGGCctccaatctatcgcagggcacacacaacattcactcatcattcactcacacactcataactatgggcaatttagagtctcaaattagcctaacctgcatatctttggactgtgggaggaaaccggagtacccggaggaaacccaggcgggcacgaggagaacatgcaaactccacacagaaaggccccaagccgaaattcgaacccacaaccttcttgctgtgaggcgacagtgctacccactgcacccccaTGCCGcccattgttattattattattattattattattattattattattattattattagttgttgttgttgtttttgctgctgcCGTTGTTTTTACAGGAAtagtgaaaaacacaaaaatggatAGCTCACCAATGTTACATAACTAACTTTGATCCTGACAGTtatacactacatacagtaaGTACTGCTCATGGGGAGCTTGTAGCTAAAACTGCAATGCTGTTAATcgtgattcatcagtgaaataatgaaaaaacatacCAAGCCAAGCCAAAACTTACAGTCATGTCTGGGactaaattttatttcttgagGGAGCGATTAGGGGAgtgatgattatttatttatgtattgtattgAAAGAAAGTATCTATGGTTTTTGGTCAGAAATTGGGGAGGGTACTGCATTTTTTGCAATTAAAGTTTGATTTCCCATAAGCCATACACAGTATGCAATTCTCTGTCACACTGCATCTCCCATTACTGGTACCACATCACTTGTTCTCTGGCTTAACGCTGGATTTTGGTTATTCAAAGTACTGAAACTGATGGGTAGAAATGTGACATTCAAAAATGTTGAAGAAAAAGGTTTGAATAAGGGTAAATGTACCAGAAAAAAGGAGTTAAACCCCAAATATGCTTTATTGTAGACGCTTTACTTGATTATGTTTGGTTGTGCCAGAGAAGGGGTTTGCTCTCTACCAAACCTTAATGTCTTCCATTAAAATCATTATCAAATGGTAACTTTACGGtcttatttaatgtattttctttgtgaCCTGTTTTAACTTAAAGTGTTTTGGTCCATAAATTACAAAGAATTGCTATATTTTTCAAACCttcaaaatatatgtaatttcaataataaaaatgcataaaaacaatgtgccctccataatgtttgggataaagacatattttcttgatttggctctctactcaacatttttacatttgtaataaaacaattaaaatgcaggTTCTTATCTTTTTCCTAAAGGgtgtttatatacattttggtttcaccatgtagaaattacagcactacCACTACCATTTCAGGCCACGATAAAGTCTGAGACAAATAGCTTCACGGGTGTTCCTAATTAGCTAGGTGTGTTTAATTGCTTCCTTTGTGGAGGTTTAACTGacctttcagtatctagtcttgacaCTAGGTTCTTGACtccctttggagtctgttattggcattcgTCAGCATgtggaccagagttgtgccaaagAAAGAGCAGTCCGTAAAAAAATAGTCAGACACATTgaccaaaccttaggcttgCCAAAATCAATAGTTTGGATCATAATTAAGAAGAGAGCActagtgagctcagtaatctGAAAGGGTGTGGTAGGCCCAGGGAGATGTCTTCTGTTATTGAtgaaataattctcaccataatgaaaaaaataaagacctccaaacacctgtccaacagatcagaaacactcttcaggaggcaagCGTGGATGTGGCAGTGACCACTGTCTGTAGAA encodes:
- the LOC135235724 gene encoding olfactory receptor 6K3-like, whose translation is MRHSVKTSSLTEPWERKFQVRRAGKMRARGANGTTAQTQNANQQLHYNQSHIQQFLIAGGELGLKHFYPELSVLLLVVYLLVLISNFMVFFAVVLETKLHTPMYIFLSSLSLTDIIITTSVLPKMISVCLLNDIAISFSGCFLQQITYSTFQVTEGILLLLMCYDRYVAICNPLRYNDIITPRMCVLLSVFACIVGFLMMIPLTMYTSRLPYCGNHLMFWFCDFPPVIALSCSDTTILLFTALAVALLVIAVPGSVIIYTYSKIIFAVLKMSSVDGRKKAFSTCSSHLSIVILFYFAHLCVYISSSVKNVHPNVLILISIFNCLLIPFANPIIYSLRNKELKTAILKHFHINEVFISFSRLRPQ